In the genome of Aequorivita sp. H23M31, the window TTGCTTTACTTTTTTTATTTGGTCCTCACCGTCCTTTTCGCTTTCTATATAACCGAACCCCGTATTGGGAAAGGTGGGAACTATTCCCAATGTCATCAACACATCGTTTTTACGGGCGTTTTCAAAACATATTTGAAGATCTTCAGAAAATGCCGTGTCATCCTCGATCCAATGATCGCTTGGGGCAACCAACATCAAGGCATTTGGGTTTTCCTTCTGGATTTTTAATGCTGAAAGTAAAATACACGGCGCCGTGTTTCTCATTGCCGGCTCCAAGACTACCTGTTTCTCTGAAATGTCCGGTAACTGCTCCAGAGTAAGATTCAAATATCGCTCGTTGGTAAGTATATAAATATTTTCTGAAGGAATAAGTTTGTTCAGCCTTGTAAATGTTTTTTGAAGCAGCGTCTGGCCCGTTCCCAACATATCGTGGAACTGTTTTGGGAAATCCTGGGTGCTCACCGGCCAAAACCGAGAACCGATTCCACCTGCCATAATTACTGCGTAATAATCCTTATGCATATTTTTTATTTTTAGAGACAAAGTTAAGAAGTTACAGGACTTAAGGGAAACAGAAACCACAACTCTCAGGTAAACTTGACCCACGACTAAAGGGAAACACGAACCACGACGATATTCAAAAAAAACTACTTCCTAAAATTAACATAAATCGTTTTTTTCCATTTCTCTTTTATCCGAACCTACTAAGTAGTAGTTTCAAAATTTATGATTTTGTTTCCTCCACATAATATGTTGAAATTTCAAAAGCCTTGAGTCTTACATTAGTGTATTATGGTTCAAAAAGTCGTTCTCCAAAAGTTCGCGTTAAAAATCGGGACAGGCTATAGTTAAAGGTTCCTTTTCGACCTGTTTCTAGTTTCCTGATTCTTGGCTCTCATTCATCAAGCTATTTGGAGTGCTTCCTATTTCAAAAATTCTACTTCGGCATTGGGATTAAAAAGATAGGTTTTTCCTGTTGACACCTCTATACACTCAAACCGTTTAATCCGTTGGTTCCCCCGTTTGAATATTCTGCCATTGTGCAATCTGAAATGGCTGCCGTGCGGAATCTCAAAGATATAATTTTTATCGTTCTCAGGGTCGAATTGCTTTAGGGCCAGAGAAAGTTTAGCATCCGTATCGCTGGAAGCTTTTGGATTTTTAAAATGGCGCGCCAATAAGGGCAGAAGTTGTGTGGGAAAAATTTCCGGTCGTAAAAAAGGAAGCATTAAAATTTGAAAGGTCCGCTTCCATTCCAGGCCGTGGGGTTTGATGGAATGACCGTATTTTAGAAAAGCTTCCAAGTGCGCAACTTCATGAACCAAGGTAATCAAGAACCGATATTTGTTCAGGGAAGCATTTACGGTGATTTGATGTTGGCCATTGCCCATTTTGCGATAATCACCGTGGCGTGTAACCCGTTCATTAACAATCTTGAGATGGACTTTATGTGATTTGATCAAGGCAAAAACGGCTGGCACGGAAGCTTGTGGAATATACTTTTCGAGAATTTCAGTCATAATGATTTCTAAACCAGATATTTCTAAAACTATCAAAAATACCCACACTTTCTTAAACATTTAGGGTTTTTCCTTGAAAAAAAAATCAAGTTTAAAATTATTTCTACTTCCACATCTTTTACTTCCAATATGTTACTAAATATTTCATGCGCAGATGTAAATTTCTCTTTGATAATTGAGATTTTCGGAATAGATTTGCCCTCTATTTAAATTCAGTCTAAATAAAAACAATGTACAAAATGAGATTCATCACATCTTTCATATTCATAATATGCGCACAAATGATGTTTGCGCAAGAAACAACACTTGTAACGGGTACCATCACCGATATGGGCAACCAACCAATTCCCTTTGCGAGTATTTATCTCCCAGAGCTTAAAAAAGGAACTGCCGCCGATGAAGACGGTAAATACAGTATTGAGAATGTCCCTTATGGTAGATGGCAACTTACTGCAAGCGCGGTTGGATATAAATCACTATCTGTTACCATAGAAACCAACGCCACAAGTTTAAGTAATATCAAATTTCAACTTGTTCACGATAATGAATTGGAGCAAGTGGAAGTTTTCGGAAATCGAAACGACCATCCAGATAAAATTGAATCCCTTACCCGTTTGCCTCTAAAACCTTATGAGCAAATACAAAGTATATCCGTTCTATCAAGTAAATTGATTGAAGATCAAGGAGCTTTGACTATTTCTGAGGCTACAAAGAATGTTCCCGGGGTTTATACGTTTGCGACTTACGGGAATAAGCGGGAAAGCATGTCATCTAGAGGATTCCGAGGAATTCCAATCCTGAAAAATGGGGTACGTGTCAATTCGGATTTTCGTGGGGTAGGAATATTGACCGACATGCAAGGTGTAGATAATATTCAGGTCTTAAAAGGAACTGCTTCAATTACCCAAGGCGTAGCAACAGATTTAGGAAGTCCAGGTGGGGTGATAAACATTGTAACAAAAACTCCAAAATTCACTCAGGGTGGAAGCGTTAGCCTTCGTTCTGGAAGCTACGGAGAAATCCGACCCACCTTTGATGTGTTTGGCCCCTTGAACAGGGAAAAGACCATAGCATTCCGTTTAAACGGAGCATTAGAGCGCGCTGATAATTACCGCGCGTTGGTTGACAAGGAAAGTTTTTATTTTAATCCATCCTTTGCTTGGAGCATTGATGATAAAACCAAATTAATCTTGGAGCTGGACCATTATTACGATTCACGAACTCCAGATTTGGGAACCATAAACCTCGATGAGAATGATGTAAATGCAATTTATGACCTTCCACATTCCAAATTTCTAGGTTTCAAGAATGACAGATCCATAACCCAAAACACTACCTACGCAGTTAGAATGGAGCGCGAACTCAGCGATAAACTAACTTTAAGAGGAGCCTTTTACAACTCTTCGCTAAATTTAAACGATAAGGGCGCAGGTTTGGGTGTAGCCATAAAGGAAAACGAAGTTGCTAAATACAATATTCGCCAAAGAAAATATGCAACCTCAACCAGAAGTGATAACAACAGTGTTTTGCAATTTGACTTAATTGGAAACAATGTATATACCGGTTCAATCAAACATACTTTTCAAATTGGTTTTGACTACAGTTCCAATAATTTTTCAACTACCAGCCAATCTGCAGGCGTAGTTGATACTATCAACGTATTTCAAAATATAGAACACGTATTGCCAAACGTAAGTTTGGGTGCAACAGTTAATGGTGGAGGAAAAACACATTCTATAGGTTTTGTTGTCCAAGATGTAATATCGTGGAACACTTGGTTTAAAACTTTCCTAGGTGCCCGTTTTAGTTCCACCGAAACAATAGCTGAAGTAGAAAATACGCAAAGCACTGCCTTTAATCCTTTAGGGGGAATTGTAATATCTCCTATTAGGAACATAAATATTTTCGCTTCCTATACTAATAGCTCGTATCCTAGAACAGCGGCGTGATTGGGCCAAAATGGAGAGGAACTTGGAAACGAAAGATACGATCAATTTGAAACTGGACTTAAAACTTCTTGGTTAAATGACAGATTGCGATTTAATTTGACTTTGTACAAGATAAACAACAAAGACATAAACCTACCCGTTTACGACGATACGTGGACCAATATCCTCTATTATGCCAAAGGTGGTAACGACCAACGCCAAGGAATTGAAGTAGAACTCACTGGCCGACCCTTGGAAAATCTGGAAGTAATCGCTGGATATGCCTATATCGATGCCCAATATAAGGATCATACTTCTTATGTATATGGATCGGCTCCACTAAATACGCCAAAACATACTTTTAATGCCTATGCCAATTATTCATTTAGAAGTTTTCTTCCTCATCTATCGGTGGGTGCGGGAGTTTATTTCACCGGGGAACGCCCAATCAATGATTGGTCTTCAGGTCCCGTAACCCACGAAGGAATTGTTCCAAACCAGAAACCATTTGATGTCGATGCTTATACTCTTGTGAATTTTCAAGCAGAATATCGATTTGATCAAAACTGGAGTTTACAGGTTCTGGTAAACAATGTATTCGACAAAATTGGATATAATGCATATCGAACAAGCTACATAAACCAGACAGATCCCAGAAGTTTTGCTGGAGTTGTACGCTATAATTTTTAGTTGTTTGAATTGTTAAGTGTGTAAAAGGCACGACTCAGGTTGTGCCTTTTATTATCCACCCCTCTGGAATTTCAAATTTTCCGAGATCGCAAAACGACTTACTTAAAATTTTCTTGCTCATTTATGAAATCGAAAAATTATACTGTCCGTAAATTTATTAATGACCTCCACCTTTGGTTGGGAATAGGTAGCGGAATCATTCTTTTTATAATATGTCTAACGGGTACAGTACTCACTTTTGAAGAAGAGATAAAAAGTGTTTTTTCTGATGAAATTTTGGTTTCACCTAAGGCAGAAACCCTTTCAATAGAAGAGTTAACTGAAGCTTTAGCCTCTGAAGGCGAAGTCATAAGAGTGTCCATTAATCCGAAAGACACGAAACCTTATGAGTTTTCAGTAAAAACCACCCCAGAAGATAGACGTGGAAGCCTCTTTTTTGTAAATCAATATACCGGTGAATACGCAAAAGATGTTCCGAATGCATTGGATGGTTTTTTTATGACTATGTTCAAAATGCACCGATGGCTACTTTTGGATATTTCCATTGGCCGCCCCTTAGTGGGTATTGCCACCATCATTTTTTTAATACTTTCACTCACCGGAATTGTATTGTGGTTTCCAAATAAAAAACTAAAAAAACTAAAATGGAAACAGCTAAAACCCGGATTGAAAATCGCTTGGCATGCCAAGTGGAAGCGCATCAATCACGATCTGCATGTAACTTTAGGCTTTTACACCGCCATATTTCTATTAATTATGTCCCTAACTGGTTTGTTTTGGTCGTTTGAATGGTACAAAGAGGCTGGCAGTGCCGTGTTGGGAGCTGAGGTTTTTGGAGCGCGCGGCGGAGGACCTAAAATAGATTCGAAACTGAAAAAAGATGAACTGGAAGTTAATTTTACCGCAATTCTAGAAATTATCGAACAAGAACTCCCATACAAAGGAACAACTGTACTACAAATTCCAAAGAATAAAAAAGAAATTTATAGGATTAGAAAATATCACGATCAGGATTTCTTGCAAACCGCTACAGACAATCTAATAATTGATAGAGATGGCGTGGTGCTATCCAAGGAAATCTTTTCAGAAAAACCGTTGAACGTGCAAATTGCAAATTCCATACGAGCAATCCACTTAGGATCGATCTTTGGATGGTTTTCAAAGATGATTTATTTCATCTCTTGTTTGATTGCAACAAGTCTTCCCGTTACCGGAGTTATTATTTGGTTAAACAAATTGAAGAAAAATTCTAAAAAGAAATCCAAGAAAAAAATAATCAAGGCGTAGTACTCGAAACCTGAAGTATTTTTCCATTGTAGAATTTATTCCCCGTAAGGGAAAAATCCATAATATATTCTGCCATTTCAATAGGTAATAGCGGAGCTTTTAATCCCGGAAATGCTTCTTCAAGCATTTCTGTCTGAACCGAGCCAATCGCCAAAGCATTGAACGATGGGCCGCTTTCCTTATACTCTTCTGCGAGCAATTCGGTTAGGGTAAGAATAGCACCTTTACTGCTGCTATATGCGCTAAGACCTGGAAATTTCACGCTGCCCTGCACGCCGCCCATACTACTTATATTCACTACGTGGCCATCCTTTTTCATAAAGGGCAATACTGTGCGCATTAGTGTTGCGGGCCCAAGAACATTGACAATATAGCATTCCTTAAATTCTTGGGAAGATAACTCCGAAAAACTTTTGCTTACCAAATAACCGGCATTGTTAATGAGAATATCCACCTTTTTCATGGCTGTTTGAAGATATCCACCAAGTTTTACTATTTCGGATTCATCAGAAATATCAAATGAAAGAGCCGAAACGTTTTTCAAATTAAGATCTGAAATTGGTTTGGAATTTCGTGAAAGCGCGAGCACATTATGTCCAGCTTCAGCAAAAAGTTTTACCATTTCAAATCCAATTCCCCTGGAAGTTCCGGTTATGATTATGTTTTTCATGTTATTCTTTTATATTGATTAATTCTTGGGTGGACTTAAGAACTTCGAACGTCCCGAAACTTTTTCCATTTTAAACGAAAAGACCTCACAGGTCTTTGAGACCTGTGAGGTCTAAACTCACATTTTAGATGTTTACACAAACATAGTCACAGGATTCTCAATATATTGTCGCAATGTTTGCAAGAATTTCGCTCCGGTTGCTCCGTCCACTGTTCGGTGATCGCAGGCAAGAGTCACTTTCATCGTGTTGCCAACTGCTATCTGTCCATTTTTAACCACTGGTTTTTGAACAATCGCTCCCACAGAAAGAATCGCTGAGTTGGGCTGATTTATAATAGAAGTAAATTCGGTAATCCCAAACATCCCAAGGTTTGAAACCGTGAAGGTGCTTCCTTCCATTTCTTCTGGTTTAATCTTCTTGTTTCGCGCTTTTCCAGCAAGTTCTTTTACTTGCGCTCCAATTTGGGAAAAACTCATCTGATCGGCAAACTTTAAAACGGGAACCAACAATCCTTCATCTACAGCAACGGCCACTCCAATATGAATGTGGTTTGCGATTTTGGTAACTTCGGGGGTCCACTGACTATTTACCTGTGGATGTTTCCGAAGTGCCATTGCACACGCTTTAATAACCATATCGTTAAATGAAATCTTGACATCCGGATTGGAATTGATCGCTTCGCGAGATGCGATTGCGTGGTCCATATCTAGTTCCACTGTAAGGTAATATTCAGGAGCCGTAAATTTTGATTCGGCCAGGCGCTTCGCAATGGTTTTGCGCATCTGCGAGTTTTTCACCTCCTCAAAACTTTCGGTACCCACCGGAACATATCCTTGAGCCGTCGCCGCGGGCTGATAGTTTTCAATATCTGCCTTTACAATTCTACCATTTTCAGCACTTCCCTGTACCAAACGGAGATCTATGCCTTTCTCTTCGGCCAGTTTTTTAGCCAAGGGAGAAGCGAATATTCTGCGGTCGCTCGAGGCTTGGGAAG includes:
- a CDS encoding SprT-like domain-containing protein, with the translated sequence MTEILEKYIPQASVPAVFALIKSHKVHLKIVNERVTRHGDYRKMGNGQHQITVNASLNKYRFLITLVHEVAHLEAFLKYGHSIKPHGLEWKRTFQILMLPFLRPEIFPTQLLPLLARHFKNPKASSDTDAKLSLALKQFDPENDKNYIFEIPHGSHFRLHNGRIFKRGNQRIKRFECIEVSTGKTYLFNPNAEVEFLK
- a CDS encoding TonB-dependent receptor, which encodes MMFAQETTLVTGTITDMGNQPIPFASIYLPELKKGTAADEDGKYSIENVPYGRWQLTASAVGYKSLSVTIETNATSLSNIKFQLVHDNELEQVEVFGNRNDHPDKIESLTRLPLKPYEQIQSISVLSSKLIEDQGALTISEATKNVPGVYTFATYGNKRESMSSRGFRGIPILKNGVRVNSDFRGVGILTDMQGVDNIQVLKGTASITQGVATDLGSPGGVINIVTKTPKFTQGGSVSLRSGSYGEIRPTFDVFGPLNREKTIAFRLNGALERADNYRALVDKESFYFNPSFAWSIDDKTKLILELDHYYDSRTPDLGTINLDENDVNAIYDLPHSKFLGFKNDRSITQNTTYAVRMERELSDKLTLRGAFYNSSLNLNDKGAGLGVAIKENEVAKYNIRQRKYATSTRSDNNSVLQFDLIGNNVYTGSIKHTFQIGFDYSSNNFSTTSQSAGVVDTINVFQNIEHVLPNVSLGATVNGGGKTHSIGFVVQDVISWNTWFKTFLGARFSSTETIAEVENTQSTAFNPLGGIVISPIRNINIFASYTNSSYPRTAA
- a CDS encoding TonB-dependent siderophore receptor, translated to MGQNGEELGNERYDQFETGLKTSWLNDRLRFNLTLYKINNKDINLPVYDDTWTNILYYAKGGNDQRQGIEVELTGRPLENLEVIAGYAYIDAQYKDHTSYVYGSAPLNTPKHTFNAYANYSFRSFLPHLSVGAGVYFTGERPINDWSSGPVTHEGIVPNQKPFDVDAYTLVNFQAEYRFDQNWSLQVLVNNVFDKIGYNAYRTSYINQTDPRSFAGVVRYNF
- a CDS encoding PepSY-associated TM helix domain-containing protein yields the protein MKSKNYTVRKFINDLHLWLGIGSGIILFIICLTGTVLTFEEEIKSVFSDEILVSPKAETLSIEELTEALASEGEVIRVSINPKDTKPYEFSVKTTPEDRRGSLFFVNQYTGEYAKDVPNALDGFFMTMFKMHRWLLLDISIGRPLVGIATIIFLILSLTGIVLWFPNKKLKKLKWKQLKPGLKIAWHAKWKRINHDLHVTLGFYTAIFLLIMSLTGLFWSFEWYKEAGSAVLGAEVFGARGGGPKIDSKLKKDELEVNFTAILEIIEQELPYKGTTVLQIPKNKKEIYRIRKYHDQDFLQTATDNLIIDRDGVVLSKEIFSEKPLNVQIANSIRAIHLGSIFGWFSKMIYFISCLIATSLPVTGVIIWLNKLKKNSKKKSKKKIIKA
- a CDS encoding SDR family NAD(P)-dependent oxidoreductase; translated protein: MKNIIITGTSRGIGFEMVKLFAEAGHNVLALSRNSKPISDLNLKNVSALSFDISDESEIVKLGGYLQTAMKKVDILINNAGYLVSKSFSELSSQEFKECYIVNVLGPATLMRTVLPFMKKDGHVVNISSMGGVQGSVKFPGLSAYSSSKGAILTLTELLAEEYKESGPSFNALAIGSVQTEMLEEAFPGLKAPLLPIEMAEYIMDFSLTGNKFYNGKILQVSSTTP
- a CDS encoding pyruvate dehydrogenase complex dihydrolipoamide acetyltransferase; translation: MAEVINMPRLSDTMEEGTVATWLKKVGDTVEEGDILAEIETDKATMEFESFYEGTLLYIGLKEGETAKVDSLLAIIGEKDEDISDLVKGSGDEKSTSDTKKENSKEKEKEDDSESENEEEKSSSDDKDKDKSSDDSEEKSDDDLPEGVEIITMPRLSDTMTEGTVATWLKKEGDKVEEGDILAEIETDKATMEFESFYAGTLLKIAIGEGDSAPVDSVLAIIGPEGTDVSGITGSSKKEKTSEKSKEKEKEEKKDSKEEDKEVVEKKSEKIESKPAKKEESQNKTETSQASSDRRIFASPLAKKLAEEKGIDLRLVQGSAENGRIVKADIENYQPAATAQGYVPVGTESFEEVKNSQMRKTIAKRLAESKFTAPEYYLTVELDMDHAIASREAINSNPDVKISFNDMVIKACAMALRKHPQVNSQWTPEVTKIANHIHIGVAVAVDEGLLVPVLKFADQMSFSQIGAQVKELAGKARNKKIKPEEMEGSTFTVSNLGMFGITEFTSIINQPNSAILSVGAIVQKPVVKNGQIAVGNTMKVTLACDHRTVDGATGAKFLQTLRQYIENPVTMFV